The proteins below come from a single Xenopus tropicalis strain Nigerian chromosome 9, UCB_Xtro_10.0, whole genome shotgun sequence genomic window:
- the LOC101732904 gene encoding oocyte zinc finger protein XlCOF7.1-like: MLVSLPDGEYEDKREIPADLGGTLCYNNEPSKIGAEGADGNPTSPEMSPAEQASLANGNKEEAASWEEGNQPDYSINSLTEQIRGTDTPTPIMGCRLNSSLLDSYILHGIAAGPALYQGGNHSEYGVNVFTDPIQGRDSPTPIIQYSLINSSNEVSSASQQGRTIQGIYTCAECHKGFYRQIDLIKHERIHAVEKPFSCDECGKCFTLRSNLNAHKKIHTGEKPFSCSECGKAFIYHSSLLSHMQIHKRLKPFSCSECGKCFTRRAYLTVHQMIHSGEKPYSCSDCGRSFTQRSYLIVHQRNHTGEKPFSCAECGKCFTLSSNLNVHQKIHTGEKPYSCAECGKCFTYHSSLISHQQVHKRLKPFSCSDCGKCFTRRAYLNIHQRIHSGEKPFSCSVCGKCFAQRSYLLAHEKTHSDDNPFSCPECGKCFAQRTYLKAHLKIHSGEKLHSCSECGKCFLLRSRLIVHQKIHTGEKPYSCPQCGKCFTRRAQLALHQNIHTGEKPYSCYECGKCFTDPSTLNAHRKIHTGEKPYCCPECGKCFVRPSRLAAHQRIHTEKSFGLVLNLADVSFKYKFFDVSATESSDNNAESCNKVCVEVRELREAFAALGARVRLYPNVTPLVQDELRPIRETLAALGTRERFVPGVTNLVHCEGGEARETLAALGASERFLLVVKFLVFAQLRAPGKSRAADGAGKGFLPSVTALMRIKIREVSKAFPTLSAIIRFGAFVELAMHVEERQARETFPTFRTREITFVGMGMWEEASDPVMGKKDKNEERKERILNLTLEIIYLLTGEGYVIPKKKSPTVGLGALHAPGSVIQKENDKKILELISNIIQLLTGEVAIRSEDVSIYFSLEEWEYIKGNKALYREGIKEEEPQQLRPLDGEYEDKREIPADLGGTLCYNNEPSKIGAEGADFCADGNLTNSEISPVEQPPPANGIKEEVGNQSDCSINPLTEQIQGTNTPTPIMGCSLNNSSADNYISTDADEEEASWEEGNLSDFRIITVPGSVQETNTPHPIMGCSLAQYWSVGGSGSKSQAVHGMESIHVGRHERSRKREKPFFCPQCGDCFTTGSQLKSHLKTHDGKKTFCCSECGKCFSRRSELNRHLRIHARTKPFCCPECGKCFKRHSDFYSHQITHTGEEPFQCPQCGKGFTRGAYLNAHLRMHARKKLYSCSECGKCFTDHTPFIMHQRTHTGEKPFVCSECGKGFAQRSNLTSHQKIHSGEKPFSCSACGKSFKRRTNLRVHQRIHTGEKIFSCPECAKCFTDRSNLNVHLRTHTGERPFSCSECGKCFAQRGDLKIHRRRMHQ; the protein is encoded by the exons atgcttgtatctctgccagacggggaatatgaagataagagagagattccagctgatctgggaggaacattatgttataataatgagccaagcaagattggggctgaaggAGCAGATGGAAATCCCACAAGCCCTGAAATGTCTCCAGCAGAACAGGCCTCACTGGCcaatgggaataaagaggaggCAGCTTCATGGGAAGAGGGAAACCAACCAGATTACAGCATTAATTCCCTCACAGAACAGATAcggggaacagacacacctactcctatcatggggtgccgCCTCAATTCCAGCTTGTTAGACAGTTATATATTACATGGTATTGCAGCAGGACCAGCTTTATATCAAGGGGGAAACCATTCAGAGTACGGTGTTAATGTATTTACAGACCCGATACAGGGAAGAGACAGCCCTACTCCTATCATCCAATACAGCCTAATTAATAGCTCAAATGAAGTGTCAAGCGCATCCCAACAAGGACGCACAATACAAGGAATATACACGTGCGCTGAGTGCCATAAGGGTTTTTATCGACAGATCGACCTCATTAAGCATGAGAGGATTCACGCGGTGGAAAAGCCGTTCTCCTGCGATGAATGCGGGAAATGTTTTACCCTTCGCTCCAACCTTAACGCACACAAGAagattcacacgggggagaaaccgttCTCATGTTCTGAATGCGGCAAAGCTTTTATCTATCACTCGTCTCTGCTCTCCCACATGCAGATTCACAAAAGACTGAAACCGTTTTCTTGCTCCGAATGCGGGAAATGTTTCACGCGCCGCGCCTACCTCACTGTGCATCAGATGATCCACTCCGGGGAGAAGCCGTACTCTTGCTCTGACTGCGGGAGAAGCTTCACGCAACGCTCGTATCTCATCGTGCATCAGAGAAATCACACGGGGGAGAAGCCATTTTCTTGTGCCGAATGCGGGAAATGTTTTACCCTGAGCTCGAACCTCAACGTGCATCAGAaaatccacacgggggagaagccgTACTCCTGCGCCGAATGCGGGAAGTGCTTCACGTACCACTCATCTCTTATTTCCCATCAGCAGGTTCACAAACGACTGAAACCGTTTTCATGTTCGGACTGCGGGAAATGTTTCACCCGTCGAGCCTACCTTAATATCCATCAGAGGATTCACTCCGGGGAGAAACCGTTTTCTTGTTCCgtttgtgggaaatgttttgcgcAACGTTCGTACCTTTTAGCGCACGAGAAGACTCACTCGGACGACAATCCCTTCTCGTGTCCCGAGTGCGGGAAATGCTTCGCACAGCGCACGTACCTTAAGGCGCATCTAAAGATTCACTCGGGGGAGAAACTACACTCTTGTTCTGAGTGCGGAAAGTGTTTTCTACTACGCTCGCGTCTCATCGTGCACCAAAAAATCCACACGGGAGAAAAACCATATTCCTGCCCCCAGTGCGGCAAATGTTTTACGCGCCGCGCGCAGCTCGCCCTTCATCAGAACATTCACACCGGAGAGAAGCCGTACTCTTGTTACGAGTGCGGAAAGTGTTTCACGGATCCCTCCACCCTTAACGCACATCGGAAAATCCACACTGGCGAAAAGCCGTACTGTTGCCCCGAATGCGGGAAATGTTTTGTGCGGCCGTCGAGGCTCGCGGCTCATCAGAGAATTCACACCGAGAAAAGCTTTGGTCTTGTCCTGAATCTGGCAGATGTCTCG TTTAAGTACAAGTTCTTTGACGTAAGTGCAACAGAGTCTTCCGACAACAATGCTGAGTCCTGTAACAAAG TGTGCGTTGAGGTGCGCGAGCTGCGTGAAGCCTTTGCCGCACTCGGAGCAAGAGTACGGCTTTATCCCAATGTGACTCCTCTGGTGCAGGATGAGCTGCGACCGATACGTGAAACACTTGCCGCACTTGGAACAAGAGAGCGGTTTGTCCCCGGTGTGACTAATCTGGTGCACTGTGAGGGAGGAGAGGCGCGAGAAACACTTGCCGCACTCGGTGCAAGCGAACGCTTTCTCCTCGTTGTGAAGTTTCTGGTGTTCGCGCAGCTCCGAGCTCCGGGGAAAAGCCGTGCCGCAGACGGAGCAGGGAAAGGGTTTCTCCCCTCGGTGACTGCTCTGATGCGCATTAAGATCAGAGAGGTGAGTAAAGCATTTCCCACACTGAGCGCAATCATACGGTTTGGCGCCTTCGTGGAACTTGCGATGCACGTTGAGGAGCGACAGGCGcgggaaacatttcccacattcagaacaagagaaaTTACTTTTGTCGGA atgggaatgtgggaggaagcgagtgacccagtgatggggaagaaggataaaaatgaggagcggaaggagagaatcctgaatctcacactggagattatctatctgctgactggagag ggctacgtcatccctaagaagaagagcccaactgtgggtttgggggccctgcatgcccctggctccgtcatacagaaggaaaatgacaagaagatcctggaactcatctccaacatcatccagctgctgactggagag gttgccataaggagtgaggatgtttccatctatttttccttggaggagtgggagtatataaaaggaaacaaggccctttacagggaagggataaaggaggaggagccccagcagctccgcccactgg AcggtgaatatgaagataagagagagattccagctgatctgggaggaacattatgttataataatgagccaagcaagattggggctgaaggAGCAGATTTTTGTGCCGACGGAAATCTCACAAACTCTGAAATTTCTCCAGTGGAACAGCcgccaccggccaatgggattaaagaggaagtgggaaaccaatcagattgcagcattaatccccttacagaacagatacagggaacaaacacacctactcctatcatggggtgcagcctgaataacagctcggcagatAATTATATATCAACTGATGCAGATGAGGAAGAGGCATCATGGGAAGAAGGAAACCTCTCTGATTTCAGAATTATTACTGTTCCGGGCTCCGTGCAGGAAACCAATACCCCTCACCCAATCATGGGCTGCAGCTTGGCGCAATACTGGTCTGTGGGCGGGTCTGGCAGTAAGTCACAGGCTGTACATGGGATGGAGAGCATTCATGTCGGTAGACACGAGAGATCTCGCAAGAGAGAGAAGCCATTTTTCTGTCCGCAGTGTGGAGACTGCTTTACAACCGGCTCTCAGCTCAAGTCGCACCTGAAGACGCACGACGGGAAGAAAACGTTCTGTTGCTCCGAATGCGGAAAGTGTTTCTCGCGCCGCTCAGAGCTGAACAGGCATCTCCGGATCCACGCCAGAACCAAACCCTTCTGCTGCCCcgaatgtggcaaatgttttaaGCGCCACTCGGACTTCTACTCCCATCAGATCACACACACGGGGGAGGAACCCTTCCAGTGCCCTCAGTGCGGGAAAGGCTTCACGCGCGGCGCCTACCTGAACGCCCACCTGAGAATGCACGCGCGCAAGAAACTCTACTCCTGCtccgaatgtgggaaatgttttacggATCACACCCCCTTCATCATGCACCAGAGGactcacaccggggagaaaccgttCGTTTGCTCCGAGTGCGGCAAAGGCTTCGCCCAGCGCTCAAACCTCACGTCCCATCAGAAGATTCACAGCGGGGAGAAACCGTTCTCCTGCTCCGCCTGCGGCAAATCATTCAAACGCCGCACCAACCTCAGGGTACATCAGAGAATCCACACCGGAGAGAAGATCTTTTCATGCCCGGAATGCGCCAAATGCTTTACGGACCGCTCGAACCTTAACGTCCATCTCCGAACCCACACGGGGGAGAGACCCTTTTCCTGCTCTGAGTGCGGGAAATGCTTTGCGCAGCGAGGGGACCTTAAAATACACCGCAGGCGAATGCACCAGTAA
- the LOC105947134 gene encoding oocyte zinc finger protein XlCOF22-like yields the protein MGCSPNNNLADYYTSDEIKKEAALCEEGNQSDCSIYPLTDQIQGMDTHSMTFMQCSLNYNLSATTWNEDIENFSSTTQIQTIQGSECHKGFRRQRDLGRPQKTHTGEKPYSCSECGKCFRQCSQLTVHQRTHTGEKPYACFICGKCFAQSSQLSVHRKTHTGEKPYSCAECGKCFTQRSSLKIHQKIHTGEKPYSCSECGKCFARRSHLIVHYRVHQKTFLAHTKTAHMSV from the coding sequence aTGGGATGCAGCCCGAATAACAATTTGGCAGATTATTATACATCAGATGAAATAAAAAAGGAGGCGGCTTTATGTGAagagggaaaccaatcagattgcagcatttaTCCCCTTACAGATCAGATACAAGGAATGGATACACACAGTATGACATTCATGCAATGCAGCCTAAATTATAATCTATCAGCCACTACCTGGAATGAAGATATTGAGAACTTTAGCAGCACCACCCAGATACAAACGATACAAGGTTCCGAGTGCCATAAAGGCTTCAGAAGGCAGAGAGATCTTGGGAGACCCCAGAAaactcacacaggagagaaaccctaTTCTTGTTCTGAGTGCGGCAAATGCTTTAGACAGTGCTCCCAGCTCACTGTCCATcagagaactcacacaggggagaaaccctacgCCTGCTTCATATGTGGAAAATGCTTCGCTCAGAGCTCTCAGCTTTCTGTGCATCGGAAAacccacacgggggagaagcccTACTCCTGCGctgaatgtggcaaatgtttcaCCCAACGCTCCAGCCTCAAAAtacaccagaaaatccacacaggCGAAAAACCGTActcttgttctgagtgtgggaaatgttttgctcgCCGGTCACACCTTATTGTACATTACAGAGTTCACCAGAAAACATTTCTTGCTCACACTAAGACGGCCCATATGAGTGTGTAG